The Vibrio tritonius genomic sequence AGACAAACATCGTGATCATCTAGGCAACAGTTGTGAACACATGGGTTAGGCAAGCTTTCCCGTACCGATTTTGTTTTCGTAAACACACTTCACTCCTACACAATCCATCGTGATGCAAAAAGTATGGTAGCCACTTCGAGGTATTTCAACCATGAATGTGTCAAATACCCATTTCATTTCAAAGTTGATGTTTCCATATTCGAAGCTTAGAGCTTAGCAGGACACACACCTTAAGTTCTTTGCCATATCATAGTGTATGCCCGGTTTATGTGTGGTTTTATTGACAATATTGTCTTACGTGATTTTATCCTTATTCATGCTATTGACGACCTCTACCTTTGCTTAAATTTTACCGAGAATTTCTGGTATCGAGGAATAAGGTATAGACACCCAGCACTTACATCGAGGTCGCATCCCTTTGTGTCAATTACCGCTTCGACAGCCTGATTAATCAAAGCTACTCGGTAATTATTCGATTCACCAGAAGAGACAAAGTGAATCTCGTTGCTGTTTCGGATGGCCTCCAAAGTAAATCTTGGCTTACCATGCCTATCCACTAACTGGCAATGCGCTTGAGCGCTCTGCTGAAGGGCATAGAGTTCAATTGTAACATTATGACAAAAATCATAATCCGTTTTATCATCGCAGGCGCCTTTTGCGAGTAGTGTATTTTGTCTCACAAATAACGGCAAACTCATAAAACCATATTCTTCTGTATGCCAACCCGCCTTGCGCGATGTTTTGTTTAACAGATGGGTCCACTCTCCTTTGGGTAAATAGTATTGAACCTTGCCATCAGTTGAAAAAACAGGAGCTACTAACAATGAGTCACCCAACATGTACTGTTGGTCGAGAAAACTACACGTTGGATCCTCTGGAAATTCCAACATCATCGCACGCATTAACGGATAACCGAATTGCGCTGTTTGTTTGGCTTGCGTATAGAGATAAGGCATAAGTTGACATTTAAGTTGAGTAAAGTAACGCACAACGTCACAGGCCTCTTCATCATATAACCATGGAACACGGTAGGATTTACTACCATGTAATCGACTATGGCTAGAAAGAAGCCCAAACGCACACCAGCGTTTGTAGACATCTGCGGGCGCAGTATCTTCAAATCCCCCGATATCATGACTCCAAAAGCCAAATCCCGATAAACCGATCGATAATCCACCACGTAGACTTTCCGCCATGGACTCATAATTGGCGTAACAGTCCCCACCCCAATGTACCGGGAATTGCTGTGCTCCTACTGCAGCAGATCGAGCAAACAATACTGCATCGTCATCACCACGCTTCTTTTGAATACATTGATAAACTATCTTGTTGTACAAAAAGGCATAATAATTGTGCATTTTGTCTGGGTCAGCCCCATCATGCCAAACTACATCGGTTGGAATTCTTTCACCAAAATCCGTCTTAAAGCAATCAACCCCCATATCCATTAAGCGCTCAAGGTGAGTACAATACCATTGTGCTGCCTCTGGATTAGTAAAATCCACGATTGCCAGACCCGGCTGCCACTTATCCCATTGCCAAACAGAACCGTTAGGCTTGGTTAACAAATACCCGTTGTCCATTCCAATACGAAACAGCGGAGACTTTTGTCCAATGTAAGGGTTAATCCAAACGCAAATCTTTAGCCCTTTGCCTTTTAGCCGCTGCAGCATTCCGTGAGGATCTGGAAAAGTGTTAGGGTCCCATTCAAAATCACACCATTGAAATGGTTTCATCCAGAAGCAATCAAAGTGGAAAACATGCAATGGAATATTACGTTGAGCCATTCCTTCAATAAAACCACTCACTGTTTGTTCATCGTAATCAGTTGTGAATGAGGTCGTTAACCACAAACCAAATGTCCATGCCGGAGGTAATGCGGGTTTGCCAGTAAGCGAAGTGTAACGTCTTAACACCTTTTTGGGAGTGGGACCATCAATAACAAAATATTCCAGTGATTCATTTTCAACGCTAAATTGTACTTTTGACACTTTTTCAGAAGCGACTTCAAATGAGACTTTTTCCGGATGATTTACATAGACACCATAGCCGCGATTGGTTAAATAAAATGGTATGTTTTTGTAAGCTTGTTCGGTACTGGTTCCACCATCTCTATTCCAAATATCGACCGTTTGGCCATTCTTAAGAAAAGAAGTAAACCGCTCACCTAAACCATAAACTAACTCACCTACCCCCAAATCTAGCCGCTCGTACATAAACCTTTTATCTTGATTGTTGTCTTCAATGTACCCAGATGATTTCGGACTACTACTGGTTAATTTTTTTGCCCCAGAATAAAACTCTAGATGCCAAAGATCGCGATAAATTTTTACCGTTAAGTCACCAGAACCAAAAACGCCGTATTCATCGTTTTCTTCAAAATGTGACGCTACACTTTCTTTATAAAGATGATAATTAGGGCCTACTGGTTTTAAACCCAGAAAGTGCTCATACCGCACACCTATTACACCTTCTCGCGGCGAACTAAACGTGACAGTAAAAAGCGGAGCATCCAACTGATTAGCTCGATAATTCATGTCTTTTGGAGACACGTACACAACGAGTTGATCATTATCATATATAAAGCTATGTATGTGCAGTGGATTGGTAATGTCTAACCCTTTTTGAATTAGCCAGTTTCCATCACTAATTTTCATCCTATTTCCCCTCTATCATTACATCATGATCAACTGGAGGTTGAGCAACAAAATCTGTCGGTTTATTTTTACTACCCATTTCCAGTTCGGACATAATCGTCATTAATTTTGCATCAGTAAGAACGTAATATTTAGACACAACGAAACCACTAACCAGATAGCAAATAGCGGGCAACAAAGTAAATAAAATAACAATGGAAGTTGCTGCTGTAGAATTTTGAACCGCAGCGCCGGATTGATAGCCTGTATACGCCAATAACCAGCCAATGACTGCTCCGGCTAATGCAAGTCCGAGTTTAAGCACAAATAACGTACCTGCAAAACTAACACCAGTTAAGCGTTTTCCATATTTCCATTCACCATAATCGACCGTGTCAGACATCATTACCCACTGAATTGGAGTAACCAATTGATGCAATATGCCAATGACCAAAATGAATATAAACATGATAGTCATTGCGCTCATTGGCACAAAAAACATAAGACTACTGACTACAGCTAGAAGAATATTGGTCCAGAAAAAAACGTACACTTTGCAATAATTTTTGGTGAGTGGTTTTGCCAAAGCACTGCCGAACATATTACCTACAGAATACGTGGCTAAAAAATAGGCGAAGATTTCAGGTCTTCCCAGAATATACGTTACGTAATACATCATTGAACCACCGCGAATCGCGACTGCCATGATGTTAAGAATGGTTAACACCCCCACAACACGCCACTGATCATTTCTTAAAATATCCACCAGGTCCTGGCGAGCCGTACCCGGTTCGGAATCAGCTTTGGTTTCAATCCGTTCATGAGTTGTAGCAAAACAAATGAAAAACAGTATTGTTGCAACAACAGAGAGCACAATAATCGCGCCCTGATACCCCCAAACCTGATCATCACCACCAATCCATTTAACAAGAGGCAACATTAACACCGTGCTGATCATCCCTCCTGCAGTTGAAATCACAAATCGGTATGATTGTAGTGAAATCCGTTGTTCTGGCTCAGCGGTAATCACTCCACCTAAAGCACAGTAGGGAATATTGACAATTGTATACATCAGAGTCATCAAAATATAAGTGGCTGAGGCATAGAACATTTTTGCCATCATCGATAAATCTGGCACGGTGTAAGTCAAGACACAACTAACCGCAAAAGGGACAGGAGCAAATAACAAATACGGCCTAAATTTACCCCAACGACTTTTAGTTCTATCTGAAACTAACCCCATAGCAGGATCTGATATGGCATCCAAAACTCTCGCTCCGAGGAACATCGTTCCAACAAATGCAGCATTGAGACCAAACACATCTGTATAAAAAAACATCATATACATCATAATATTATCAAAAATAATATGGCTGGCGGCATCACCTAACCCATATCCTATTTTTTCTGTTTTGCTTAGGACATTCATTTTCATTTTGAGAATTCCTTAATATGTAGGGTTCTGTTTTTCTATTTATATTGTTCTCTCCTTCAGTCACTTTTTATAACAAGCATCCGTACGATGTTCTTTTACCGTTTTTTGTATTAGCTTTATCGAATTTTGTTAACGAGCAGCCCATCACATTTAAGTCTCTTAAATTCATAGCTATATCGGACACAGAAATATTACTAATTAACTATTTCCATATATAAGGCATTAAGATTGCATAACACCATCCATGATGACCCTTATAGAATTGAAGCGTAATTGTGAACAGTTTCACCTTAAAATTTGGTAACCATCGGATTGCCCGAGATAAAAGGTAATAGAGAAACTTAGTGGGCAAATTTAACGAAAAACCTAGCAGGACACACACCTTAAAAAACTGCGATATATCGTTTTACCGGTAGAAGCAGATGCTAGTGATAACGATCAACATCACTAAATAGCAGATGATATGCCCATATCTAACCCTTAATGGCTAGACTTTAAGTACGCACATAACTCTCTCACAAGGAGATACGTAATGAGCTATCAACATATTTTAGTTGCCGTCGATTTATCAGAATCGTCCCAAACTTTATTAGAAAAGGCCGCTGTTCAAGCAACACAAAACCATGCCAAATTGTCGATTGTTTATGTGGACGTTGATCATATTATCAGTGATCCCAAAGCTGAGCGTGATTACCATCAGAAATTAGACAACCTCGCTTCTCACTGTGATTATCCTATCGAAAACACCTTAGTCGTCATTGGTGAGCTTCACATGAAAATTGCAGGTTTAGTAAAATCCGAAGCGGTTGACCTAGTTATTTGTGGGCATCACCATAGCTGGATCGATCGCATATTCAGCTCGGTACCTAAACTTGCCAACAACGTCGATGCTGATTTATTGGTGGTCTATCTACCGAAATAATTGGTCCCATTTTCGATATTCAGGCTCGTTTTAAACAGAAGCTAAAGGGAAAGAAGCTAAACAGGACACACACCCTAAACACTAATGGTGATTAGTGATGTGTGCTTTTTGTTTTTCTGAGTACATGAAATAATGGTTGGTGAATCCCTCCCACATTACTTATTTTGTGGCATACTGCGTTGCCTCATCAATTACCGAGAATGTCCATGACACAGTATCCATCGAATGACTATTCGCACTATCATGCCCATATCTACTTTGATGCCACAACGTTAACTCAAGCGACAGCTTTAATTGAACAAGCTGGCGAAAGCTTTCCGGTTAAGGTCGGTCGAGTGCATCAAAAACTCGTTGGGCCTCATCCCAATTGGAGCTGTCAACTCGCCTTTGAACACACCATTTATGACACGCTTATTCCTTGGCTTGAAGCCAACCGAGCACAACTCACTGTGTTGATTCACGGCTTAACCGACAATGAATATAAAGACCATACCGAGCATTTGTTCTGGCTCGGAGAGAGTAAACAGCTCGATTTATCGGTGTTTAATAGAAACCACTCATAATATGCCCACTGCTATTTAGACTGCTCGTCAGACGCATAGGCCC encodes the following:
- the yicI gene encoding alpha-xylosidase encodes the protein MKISDGNWLIQKGLDITNPLHIHSFIYDNDQLVVYVSPKDMNYRANQLDAPLFTVTFSSPREGVIGVRYEHFLGLKPVGPNYHLYKESVASHFEENDEYGVFGSGDLTVKIYRDLWHLEFYSGAKKLTSSSPKSSGYIEDNNQDKRFMYERLDLGVGELVYGLGERFTSFLKNGQTVDIWNRDGGTSTEQAYKNIPFYLTNRGYGVYVNHPEKVSFEVASEKVSKVQFSVENESLEYFVIDGPTPKKVLRRYTSLTGKPALPPAWTFGLWLTTSFTTDYDEQTVSGFIEGMAQRNIPLHVFHFDCFWMKPFQWCDFEWDPNTFPDPHGMLQRLKGKGLKICVWINPYIGQKSPLFRIGMDNGYLLTKPNGSVWQWDKWQPGLAIVDFTNPEAAQWYCTHLERLMDMGVDCFKTDFGERIPTDVVWHDGADPDKMHNYYAFLYNKIVYQCIQKKRGDDDAVLFARSAAVGAQQFPVHWGGDCYANYESMAESLRGGLSIGLSGFGFWSHDIGGFEDTAPADVYKRWCAFGLLSSHSRLHGSKSYRVPWLYDEEACDVVRYFTQLKCQLMPYLYTQAKQTAQFGYPLMRAMMLEFPEDPTCSFLDQQYMLGDSLLVAPVFSTDGKVQYYLPKGEWTHLLNKTSRKAGWHTEEYGFMSLPLFVRQNTLLAKGACDDKTDYDFCHNVTIELYALQQSAQAHCQLVDRHGKPRFTLEAIRNSNEIHFVSSGESNNYRVALINQAVEAVIDTKGCDLDVSAGCLYLIPRYQKFSVKFKQR
- a CDS encoding DOPA 4,5-dioxygenase family protein — protein: MTQYPSNDYSHYHAHIYFDATTLTQATALIEQAGESFPVKVGRVHQKLVGPHPNWSCQLAFEHTIYDTLIPWLEANRAQLTVLIHGLTDNEYKDHTEHLFWLGESKQLDLSVFNRNHS
- a CDS encoding glycoside-pentoside-hexuronide (GPH):cation symporter — its product is MKMNVLSKTEKIGYGLGDAASHIIFDNIMMYMMFFYTDVFGLNAAFVGTMFLGARVLDAISDPAMGLVSDRTKSRWGKFRPYLLFAPVPFAVSCVLTYTVPDLSMMAKMFYASATYILMTLMYTIVNIPYCALGGVITAEPEQRISLQSYRFVISTAGGMISTVLMLPLVKWIGGDDQVWGYQGAIIVLSVVATILFFICFATTHERIETKADSEPGTARQDLVDILRNDQWRVVGVLTILNIMAVAIRGGSMMYYVTYILGRPEIFAYFLATYSVGNMFGSALAKPLTKNYCKVYVFFWTNILLAVVSSLMFFVPMSAMTIMFIFILVIGILHQLVTPIQWVMMSDTVDYGEWKYGKRLTGVSFAGTLFVLKLGLALAGAVIGWLLAYTGYQSGAAVQNSTAATSIVILFTLLPAICYLVSGFVVSKYYVLTDAKLMTIMSELEMGSKNKPTDFVAQPPVDHDVMIEGK
- a CDS encoding universal stress protein, yielding MSYQHILVAVDLSESSQTLLEKAAVQATQNHAKLSIVYVDVDHIISDPKAERDYHQKLDNLASHCDYPIENTLVVIGELHMKIAGLVKSEAVDLVICGHHHSWIDRIFSSVPKLANNVDADLLVVYLPK